In Lepidochelys kempii isolate rLepKem1 chromosome 10, rLepKem1.hap2, whole genome shotgun sequence, a single window of DNA contains:
- the LOC140895183 gene encoding peptidyl-prolyl cis-trans isomerase FKBP8-like isoform X1: MIGPQPSAQPQGPSPGAKALEPLEVAEEGGGASQRAKQPASAGPAAALELEGSPCLGRVVRFLLPHTAIEAPLPQEEEQQFYRGLERLLGPKQGCFRQLFAATGWADVTEDRFLRKLLVREGQGEAGRPQPGQEVTVKLLGVLEDGSLVEKDPMLTFTLEQGDVIQALELGVQSMQLGEVSFLLTSFQYAYGHLGRDPDIPSDASLLYEVTLLQIRDSPDLGLLSPSTRISLSKQKRKRGNFHFEREEYQWAMQSYQLALGILDSPGAVPPSPEEEEELKEHQVKCLNNCAAAQLKLQLFEEVLASCSTVLHIDPDNVKALYRKGKLLSERGEDQEAMKILKRALQLEPTTKAIHAELSKLVKRQKGQAECPAPTDVGDLVQPAACQSRWVTPWKLLFGAVAVALGSMVTSIFLTTRS, from the exons ATGATCGGACCGCAGCCGAGCGCGCAGCCCCAGGGCCCCTCTCCCGGGGCCAAAGCCCTGGAGCCTCTGGAGGTGGcggaggagggaggaggggcgAGCCAGCGGGCCAAGCAGCCCGCATCAGCTGGGCCAGCAGCGGCCCTGGAGCTGGAGGGGAGCCCTTGTCTGGGGAGGGTGGTCAGGTTCCTCTTGCCTCACACTGCAATTGaggcccccctgccccaggaggaggagcagcaattCTACCGGGGGCTGGAGCGGCTGCTGGGGCCAAAGCAAGGCTGCTTCCGGCAGCTGTTCGCCGCCACCGGCTGGGCAGATGTCACAG AGGACAGATTCCTGAGGAAGTTGCTGGTGAGAGAAGGCCAAGGAGAGGCCGGCAGgccccagccaggccaggagGTGACTGTGAAGCTGCTGGGGGTTCTGGAGGATGGTAGCCTGGTGGAGAAGGACCCGATGCTGACTTTCACCCTGGAGCAGGGGGACGTCATACAG GCCCTGGAGCTCGGTGTCCAGTCCATGCAGCTAGGAGAGGTGTCTTTCCTTCTCACCAGCTTCCAGTATGCATACGGTCACCTGGGCAG GGACCCTGATATCCCATCGGATGCCTCATTACTGTATGAGGTGACCCTGCTACAGATCCGGGACAGCCCTGATCTGGGGCTCCTGTCACCCTCCACGCGAATCAGCCTCAGCAAGCAGAAGAGGAAGCGAGGGAACTTCCATTTTGAGCGGGAGGAGTACCAGTGGGCTATGCAATCCTACCAGCTGGCCCTGGGCATCCTGGACTCACCTGGTGCAG TCCCTCCAAGCCccgaggaggaagaggagctgaaAGAGCATCAAGTGAAATGTCTTAATAACTGTGCAGCTGCCCAGTTGAAGCTGCAGCTGTTTGAGGAGGTGTTGGCATCATGCAGTACAGTACTGCACATCGACCCCGACAACGTGAAGGCTCTCTACAGGAAAGGAAAG CTGCTGTCAGAAAGAGGAGAGGACCAGGAAGCCATGAAAATCCTAAAGAGAGCCCTGCAGCTTGAGCCCACCACGAAG GCAATTCATGCTGAGCTCTCAAAGCTAGTGAAGCGTCAGAAAGGGCAGGCGgaatgccctgcccccacagacgTGGGCGACCTGGTGCAGCCGGCAGCGTGCCAGAGCAGATGG GTCACcccctggaagctgctttttgGTGCTGTGGCTGTGGCTCTGGGCAGCATGGTGACCTCCATCTTCCTGACAACACGGAGCTGA
- the LOC140895183 gene encoding peptidyl-prolyl cis-trans isomerase FKBP8-like isoform X3: MIGPQPSAQPQGPSPGAKALEPLEVAEEGGGASQRAKQPASAGPAAALELEGSPCLGRVVRFLLPHTAIEAPLPQEEEQQFYRGLERLLGPKQGCFRQLFAATGWADVTEDRFLRKLLVREGQGEAGRPQPGQEVTVKLLGVLEDGSLVEKDPMLTFTLEQGDVIQALELGVQSMQLGEVSFLLTSFQYAYGHLGRDPDIPSDASLLYEVTLLQIRDSPDLGLLSPSTRISLSKQKRKRGNFHFEREEYQWAMQSYQLALGILDSPGAVPPSPEEEEELKEHQVKCLNNCAAAQLKLQLFEEVLASCSTVLHIDPDNVKALYRKGKLLSERGEDQEAMKILKRALQLEPTTKVTPWKLLFGAVAVALGSMVTSIFLTTRS, encoded by the exons ATGATCGGACCGCAGCCGAGCGCGCAGCCCCAGGGCCCCTCTCCCGGGGCCAAAGCCCTGGAGCCTCTGGAGGTGGcggaggagggaggaggggcgAGCCAGCGGGCCAAGCAGCCCGCATCAGCTGGGCCAGCAGCGGCCCTGGAGCTGGAGGGGAGCCCTTGTCTGGGGAGGGTGGTCAGGTTCCTCTTGCCTCACACTGCAATTGaggcccccctgccccaggaggaggagcagcaattCTACCGGGGGCTGGAGCGGCTGCTGGGGCCAAAGCAAGGCTGCTTCCGGCAGCTGTTCGCCGCCACCGGCTGGGCAGATGTCACAG AGGACAGATTCCTGAGGAAGTTGCTGGTGAGAGAAGGCCAAGGAGAGGCCGGCAGgccccagccaggccaggagGTGACTGTGAAGCTGCTGGGGGTTCTGGAGGATGGTAGCCTGGTGGAGAAGGACCCGATGCTGACTTTCACCCTGGAGCAGGGGGACGTCATACAG GCCCTGGAGCTCGGTGTCCAGTCCATGCAGCTAGGAGAGGTGTCTTTCCTTCTCACCAGCTTCCAGTATGCATACGGTCACCTGGGCAG GGACCCTGATATCCCATCGGATGCCTCATTACTGTATGAGGTGACCCTGCTACAGATCCGGGACAGCCCTGATCTGGGGCTCCTGTCACCCTCCACGCGAATCAGCCTCAGCAAGCAGAAGAGGAAGCGAGGGAACTTCCATTTTGAGCGGGAGGAGTACCAGTGGGCTATGCAATCCTACCAGCTGGCCCTGGGCATCCTGGACTCACCTGGTGCAG TCCCTCCAAGCCccgaggaggaagaggagctgaaAGAGCATCAAGTGAAATGTCTTAATAACTGTGCAGCTGCCCAGTTGAAGCTGCAGCTGTTTGAGGAGGTGTTGGCATCATGCAGTACAGTACTGCACATCGACCCCGACAACGTGAAGGCTCTCTACAGGAAAGGAAAG CTGCTGTCAGAAAGAGGAGAGGACCAGGAAGCCATGAAAATCCTAAAGAGAGCCCTGCAGCTTGAGCCCACCACGAAG GTCACcccctggaagctgctttttgGTGCTGTGGCTGTGGCTCTGGGCAGCATGGTGACCTCCATCTTCCTGACAACACGGAGCTGA
- the LOC140895183 gene encoding peptidyl-prolyl cis-trans isomerase FKBP8-like isoform X4, whose product MIGPQPSAQPQGPSPGAKALEPLEVAEEGGGASQRAKQPASAGPAAALELEGSPCLGRVVRFLLPHTAIEAPLPQEEEQQFYRGLERLLGPKQGCFRQLFAATGWADVTEDRFLRKLLVREGQGEAGRPQPGQEVTVKLLGVLEDGSLVEKDPMLTFTLEQGDVIQALELGVQSMQLGEVSFLLTSFQYAYGHLGRDPDIPSDASLLYEVTLLQIRDSPDLGLLSPSTRISLSKQKRKRGNFHFEREEYQWAMQSYQLALGILDSPGAVPPSPEEEEELKEHQVKCLNNCAAAQLKLQLFEEVLASCSTVLHIDPDNVKALYRKGKLLSERGEDQEAMKILKRALQLEPTTKMDPNDPLPFKDTS is encoded by the exons ATGATCGGACCGCAGCCGAGCGCGCAGCCCCAGGGCCCCTCTCCCGGGGCCAAAGCCCTGGAGCCTCTGGAGGTGGcggaggagggaggaggggcgAGCCAGCGGGCCAAGCAGCCCGCATCAGCTGGGCCAGCAGCGGCCCTGGAGCTGGAGGGGAGCCCTTGTCTGGGGAGGGTGGTCAGGTTCCTCTTGCCTCACACTGCAATTGaggcccccctgccccaggaggaggagcagcaattCTACCGGGGGCTGGAGCGGCTGCTGGGGCCAAAGCAAGGCTGCTTCCGGCAGCTGTTCGCCGCCACCGGCTGGGCAGATGTCACAG AGGACAGATTCCTGAGGAAGTTGCTGGTGAGAGAAGGCCAAGGAGAGGCCGGCAGgccccagccaggccaggagGTGACTGTGAAGCTGCTGGGGGTTCTGGAGGATGGTAGCCTGGTGGAGAAGGACCCGATGCTGACTTTCACCCTGGAGCAGGGGGACGTCATACAG GCCCTGGAGCTCGGTGTCCAGTCCATGCAGCTAGGAGAGGTGTCTTTCCTTCTCACCAGCTTCCAGTATGCATACGGTCACCTGGGCAG GGACCCTGATATCCCATCGGATGCCTCATTACTGTATGAGGTGACCCTGCTACAGATCCGGGACAGCCCTGATCTGGGGCTCCTGTCACCCTCCACGCGAATCAGCCTCAGCAAGCAGAAGAGGAAGCGAGGGAACTTCCATTTTGAGCGGGAGGAGTACCAGTGGGCTATGCAATCCTACCAGCTGGCCCTGGGCATCCTGGACTCACCTGGTGCAG TCCCTCCAAGCCccgaggaggaagaggagctgaaAGAGCATCAAGTGAAATGTCTTAATAACTGTGCAGCTGCCCAGTTGAAGCTGCAGCTGTTTGAGGAGGTGTTGGCATCATGCAGTACAGTACTGCACATCGACCCCGACAACGTGAAGGCTCTCTACAGGAAAGGAAAG CTGCTGTCAGAAAGAGGAGAGGACCAGGAAGCCATGAAAATCCTAAAGAGAGCCCTGCAGCTTGAGCCCACCACGAAG ATGGACCCCAATGACCCACTGCCGTTTAAGGACACTAGCTGA
- the LOC140895183 gene encoding peptidyl-prolyl cis-trans isomerase FKBP8-like isoform X2, whose product MIGPQPSAQPQGPSPGAKALEPLEVAEEGGGASQRAKQPASAGPAAALELEGSPCLGRVVRFLLPHTAIEAPLPQEEEQQFYRGLERLLGPKQGCFRQLFAATGWADVTEDRFLRKLLVREGQGEAGRPQPGQEVTVKLLGVLEDGSLVEKDPMLTFTLEQGDVIQALELGVQSMQLGEVSFLLTSFQYAYGHLGRDPDIPSDASLLYEVTLLQIRDSPDLGLLSPSTRISLSKQKRKRGNFHFEREEYQWAMQSYQLALGILDSPGAVPPSPEEEEELKEHQVKCLNNCAAAQLKLQLFEEVLASCSTVLHIDPDNVKALYRKGKLLSERGEDQEAMKILKRALQLEPTTKAIHAELSKLVKRQKGQAECPAPTDVGDLVQPAACQSRWMDPNDPLPFKDTS is encoded by the exons ATGATCGGACCGCAGCCGAGCGCGCAGCCCCAGGGCCCCTCTCCCGGGGCCAAAGCCCTGGAGCCTCTGGAGGTGGcggaggagggaggaggggcgAGCCAGCGGGCCAAGCAGCCCGCATCAGCTGGGCCAGCAGCGGCCCTGGAGCTGGAGGGGAGCCCTTGTCTGGGGAGGGTGGTCAGGTTCCTCTTGCCTCACACTGCAATTGaggcccccctgccccaggaggaggagcagcaattCTACCGGGGGCTGGAGCGGCTGCTGGGGCCAAAGCAAGGCTGCTTCCGGCAGCTGTTCGCCGCCACCGGCTGGGCAGATGTCACAG AGGACAGATTCCTGAGGAAGTTGCTGGTGAGAGAAGGCCAAGGAGAGGCCGGCAGgccccagccaggccaggagGTGACTGTGAAGCTGCTGGGGGTTCTGGAGGATGGTAGCCTGGTGGAGAAGGACCCGATGCTGACTTTCACCCTGGAGCAGGGGGACGTCATACAG GCCCTGGAGCTCGGTGTCCAGTCCATGCAGCTAGGAGAGGTGTCTTTCCTTCTCACCAGCTTCCAGTATGCATACGGTCACCTGGGCAG GGACCCTGATATCCCATCGGATGCCTCATTACTGTATGAGGTGACCCTGCTACAGATCCGGGACAGCCCTGATCTGGGGCTCCTGTCACCCTCCACGCGAATCAGCCTCAGCAAGCAGAAGAGGAAGCGAGGGAACTTCCATTTTGAGCGGGAGGAGTACCAGTGGGCTATGCAATCCTACCAGCTGGCCCTGGGCATCCTGGACTCACCTGGTGCAG TCCCTCCAAGCCccgaggaggaagaggagctgaaAGAGCATCAAGTGAAATGTCTTAATAACTGTGCAGCTGCCCAGTTGAAGCTGCAGCTGTTTGAGGAGGTGTTGGCATCATGCAGTACAGTACTGCACATCGACCCCGACAACGTGAAGGCTCTCTACAGGAAAGGAAAG CTGCTGTCAGAAAGAGGAGAGGACCAGGAAGCCATGAAAATCCTAAAGAGAGCCCTGCAGCTTGAGCCCACCACGAAG GCAATTCATGCTGAGCTCTCAAAGCTAGTGAAGCGTCAGAAAGGGCAGGCGgaatgccctgcccccacagacgTGGGCGACCTGGTGCAGCCGGCAGCGTGCCAGAGCAGATGG ATGGACCCCAATGACCCACTGCCGTTTAAGGACACTAGCTGA